The following are encoded in a window of Platichthys flesus chromosome 19, fPlaFle2.1, whole genome shotgun sequence genomic DNA:
- the nefma gene encoding neurofilament, medium polypeptide a, with protein sequence MSYPVDTIGSPFRRAMDTRTSNYGYSRSATPSSGFRSQSWSRASPGSTVAASYKRSVNMPVSRGYSSTVLSSVDSGDYNQTSILNGDYKRSNEKEQLQGLNDRFVVYIDKVHYLETQNQQIEAEIQALRQKQVSRSQLGDLYDEELQELRSVLEQIHHDKAQIQIDTDHIEEDIHRLRDRFDEEARIREETEAIIRVLKKDMGDSELVKSELEKKVQSLQDEIAFIRNNHEEEVSDLIAQIEASHVTMERKDLQKTDITEALREIRCELEGHSNQNLQQVENWFMCRYSKLTDAAEQNKDAIKSARDEISDYRRQLQSKTVELESVRGTRDSLERQLNDIEDRHNSDLSSLQETIHQLDNELKSTKWEMARHLREYQDLLNVKMALDIEIAAYRKLLEGEETHFSTFPYRQPITPAKISKSKSESTKLKVQHKFVEEIIEETRVEDDKSDLDEALAEIAQELSATLGGEAEDEEDEEEKDGGENEEAEGEDEEGEVDGGEVGQEEEVISATEAKVSSSAPAKGEEDEEEEDEAKGGDEDEEGEGEKEEGEGEDEGEKGDDAEGEGEEGGEEEEVEETVLCSKAPESKASPDKEKAGDKESSGEEEEAAEDAGAEEEGGDQDDDKASKSGDEKEEKEDSEKSKKEDEKKVKEEKADDKTEKEVAKAEAPKTEAAKPEAKKEEVAKTVASKPVSLKPESPKSESPKPQSPKSESPKPASPKAESPKAGSPKAGSPKPGSPKVQSPKSESPKSVSPKPQSPKAESPKAESPKVESPKAESPKAESPKAESPKAESPKAETPKAESPKAESPKAESPKAESPKAESPKAESPKAESPKAESPKAESPKPESLKIEKPDTPKPADEKPEKKSDSTEDKKVEKTDAAMNGDLDKSPEEEGKKDEVQEDDVLANGVDDSSNKDDPSQKVVITKTVETITTGEDGSKHVTKSVTVTETVKEVEEMVQETLVATKKTEKHSTQSVKEVTEGN encoded by the exons ATGAGTTACCCGGTGGACACGATAGGAAGTCCTTTCAGAAGAGCTATGGATACTAGGACGAGCAACTACGGCTACAGCCGCTCCGCTACCCCCTCCAGCGGCTTCCGCTCCCAGTCCTGGTCCCGAGCGAGCCCCGGCTCCACCGTGGCCGCATCTTACAAGAGGAGCGTGAACATGCCGGTGTCCCGCGGTTACAGCTCCACGGTGCTCAGCTCCGTCGACAGCGGTGATTACAACCAGACCTCCATCCTGAACGGAGACTACAAGCGATCTAACGAGAAAGAGCAGCTCCAAGGGCTCAACGACCGCTTCGTGGTTTACATTGACAAGGTGCATTACCTGGAGACGCAGAACCAGCAGATCGAGGCGGAGATCCAGGCGCTGCGGCAGAAGCAGGTGTCTCGCTCCCAGCTGGGAGACCTGTACGACGAGGAACTGCAGGAGCTGCGCTCCGTGCTGGAGCAGATCCACCATGACAAGGCGCAGATCCAGATCGACACCGACCACATCGAGGAGGACATCCATCGGCTCAGAGACCGCTTCGACGAAGAGGCGCGCATCCGGGAGGAGACTGAGGCCATCATCCGCGTCCTGAAGAAGGACATGGGCGACTCGGAGTTGGTCAAGTCCGAGTTGGAGAAGAAAGTTCAGTCGCTGCAGGATGAGATCGCCTTCATCCGCAACAACCACGAGGAAGAGGTGAGCGACCTGATCGCGCAGATCGAGGCTTCTCATGTGACCATGGAGAGGAAGGACCTGCAGAAGACGGACATCACCGAGGCGCTGCGGGAGATCCGCTGCGAGCTGGAGGGTCACTCCAACCAGAACCTGCAGCAGGTGGAGAACTGGTTCATGTGCCGCTACTCCAAGCTGACCGACGCGGCGGAGCAGAACAAGGACGCCATCAAGTCCGCCCGAGACGAGATCTCCGACTACCGCCGCCAGCTGCAGTCCAAGACGGTGGAGCTGGAATCCGTGCGCGGGACGAGAGACTCGCTGGAGCGGCAGCTGAACGACATCGAGGACCGTCACAACAGCGACCTGTCCAGCCTGCAG GAGACGATTCACCAGCTGGATAATGAGCTCAAGAGCACCAAGTGGGAGATGGCTCGTCACCTGCGTGAGTACCAGGACCTCCTCAATGTCAAGATGGCCCTGGACATTGAGATTGCTGCATACAG GAAACTCCTCGAGGGTGAGGAGACCCACTTCAGCACTTTCCCTTATCGCCAGCCGATCACTCCCgccaaaatctccaagtccaaaTCAGAATCCACCAAGCTGAAGGTGCAGCACAAGTTTGTGGAGGAGATCATCGAGGAGACCAGGGTGGAGGATGACAAGTCCGACCTGGACGAGGCCCTGGCTGAGATAGCACAGGAGCTGTCGGCCACGCTCGGAGGGGAagcagaggacgaggaggatgaagaggagaaggatgGTGGAGAGAATGAGGAAGCagagggtgaggatgaagagggtgaAGTAGATGGAGGTGAGGTaggacaagaggaggaagttATTAGCGCCACTGAAGCTAAAGTAAGCTCCAGCGCACCCGCTAAGGGggaagaagacgaggaagaggaagatgaggcaaAGGGTGgcgatgaggatgaagagggagaaggtGAGAAGGAAGAAGGtgagggagaggatgagggagaaaagggggatgatgcagagggagaaggagaagagggaggagaggaggaagaggttgaGGAGACAGTTCTGTGCTCCAAAGCTCCTGAGTCTAAAGCCTCTCCCGACAAAGAGAAGGCTGGAGACAAGGAGAGCagcggagaagaggaggaagcagcggAGGACGCTGGTGCTGAAGAGGAGGGTGGTGATCAGGATGATGACAAAGCATCCAAAAGCGGAGacgagaaagaggaaaaagaggattcagaaaaaagcaaaaaggaaGACgagaagaaagtaaaagaagagaaagcagatgacaagacagaaaaagaggtAGCAAAGGCAGAAGCTCCGAAAACAGAAGCTGCAAAACCTGAGGCCAAGAAGGAAGAGGTGGCCAAAACAGTGGCATCGAAACCTGTTTCCCTAAAGCCTGAATCCCCCAAGTCTGAATCCCCCAAACCCCAGTCTCCCAAATCTGAGTCCCCCAAGCCTGCATCTCCTAAGGCGGAGTCTCCCAAGGCAGGCTCACCGAAGGCCGGATCTCCCAAACCTGGTTCCCCAAAAGTTCAGTCCCCCAAGTCAGAATCCCCGAAATCTGTGTCCCCAAAACCTCAGTCCCCAAAGGCTGAATCCCCAAAAGCTGAATCCCCAAAAGTTGAATCCCCAAAAGCTGAATCTCCAAAAGCTGAATCCCCAAAAGCTGAATCCCCAAAAGCTGAATCCCCAAAAGCTGAAACCCCAAAAGCTGAATCCCCAAAAGCTGAATCCCCAAAAGCTGAATCCCCAAAAGCTGAATCCCCAAAAGCTGAATCCCCAAAAGCTGAATCCCCAAAAGCTGAATCTCCAAAAGCTGAATCCCCTAAAGCTGAATCCCCAAAACCTGAATCCCTTAAGATCGAGAAGCCTGACACTCCTAAGCCTGCTGACGAGAAACCCGAGAAAAAGAGCGACTCAACAGAAGACAAGAAGGTAGAAAAGACAGATGCTGCCATGAACGGCGACTTGGACAAGAGCCCAGAAGAGGAAGGGAAGAAGGACGAGGTCCAGGAAGACGACGTGCTCGCTAACGGCGTGGACGACAGTTCCAATAAGGACGACCCCAGCCAGAAGGTGGTGATCACCAAGACCGTGGAGACCATCACCACCGGCGAGGACGGCTCCAAGCACGTCACCAAGTCTGTCACCGTGACCGAGACGGTGAAGGAGGTAGAAGAGATGGTGCAGGAGACGCTGGTGGCCACCAAGAAGACGGAGAAGCACTCCACACAGTCGGTCAAGGAGGTGACCGAGGGCAACTGA
- the nefla gene encoding neurofilament light polypeptide has protein sequence MSSIGYDPYFPTSSYRRWYVEAPPRVATRGRTHSVYSSHASPVSSSRLQYSSPGRGLLSSSSMASSLELELSQASQVSSDFRTVRTQERGQLQELNDRFAGFIDRVRDLEQQNRALEAELLLLRQRHSEPSRLRALYEQEARSLRAAMDEARAEQQAVLSQRERLEQTLSALQGRYEEEVLAREEAEGRLMETRREADQAALAKAELEKSIETLLQELAFLKRIHEGEVAELQSQVQLGVQVAVESEAAAPDLSGALRDIRSQYERLAARNMQAAEEWFRGKVGSLSETVAQHSNAVKSSKDEAGEYRRQLQARLLEIDACRGLNGSLERQLQEMEEKQSAEITSMQDTIGHLEGELRGTKQEMGRYLKDYQDLLNVKMALDIEIAAYRKLLEGEESRFSGAVAGGVSSYYGHSLSAPSYSRPLLSSLSSGPSYLMTSRLLSSSFSTTEGIISASHAKQAEASPPGEEEEEEEEATEEEVKEEEEAEKEEEGGEEKDEEKEEGGEEEGDQKKEDEEEATEGDEEAKGEKEGGDEEEVTDAAEEEGETNNKEDGEESEVKEEAQEEEKADGADDKEQDAKEEVKEEKEEAKKSEEKEEKEEKEKEEEKSDAKKEEKAAAPKTDDKADVKKEKVAEETSTKEKK, from the exons ATGAGTAGCATCGGATATGACCCCTACTTTCCCACCTCGTCGTACAGACGCTGGTATGTCGAGGCTCCCCCTCGTGTGGCGACCAGAGGCAGAACCCACTCCGTCTACAGCTCCCATGCCTCCCCGGTGTCCTCCTCCCGTCTGCAGTACTCCTCTCCAGGCCGGgggctgctctcctcctcctcgatgGCCTCGTccctggagctggagctcagCCAGGCGTCCCAGGTCAGCTCCGATTTTCGTACCGTGCGCACCCAAGAGCGCGGCCAGCTGCAGGAGCTCAACGACCGCTTTGCCGGCTTCATTGACCGAGTGCGTGACCTGGAGCAGCAGAACCGTGCTCTggaggcagagctgctgctgctgaggcagaGGCACTCTGAGCCGTCCCGCCTGAGAGCACTGTATGAGCAGGAGGCCCGCTCCCTGAGAGCAGCTATGGATGAGGCCAGGGCAGAGCAGCAGGCTGTGCTGAGCCAGAGAGAGCGACTGGAGCAAACCCTGAGCGCCCTGCAGGGTCGATATGAGGAGGAGGTTCTGGCTCGTGAAGAGGCCGAGGGCAGGCTGATGGAGACCCGACGTGAGGCCGACCAGGCTGCTTTAGCCAAGGCTGAGCTGGAGAAGAGCATCGAAactctgctgcaggagctggccTTCCTCAAGAGAATTCACGAAGGTGAGGTGGCCGAGCTGCAGTCCCAAGTCCAGCTGGGCGTCCAGGTGGCCGTTGAGTCTGAGGCGGCCGCTCCAGATCTCTCCGGGGCTCTGCGGGATATCAGGTCCCAGTACGAGAGGCTGGCGGCGAGGAACATGCAGGCAGCCGAGGAGTGGTTCAGAGGGAAGGTGGGCTCCCTGAGTGAAACTGTGGCCCAGCACAGTAACGCTGTGAAGAGCTCCAAGGACGAAGCAGGAGAGTACCGACGCCAGCTCCAGGCCCGGCTGCTGGAGATCGACGCGTGCAGAGGCCTCAACGGATCCCTGGAGAGACAGctgcaggagatggaggagaagcagagtgCTGAGATAACTTCCATGCAG GACACCATTGGACATTTGGAAGGCGAGCTGAGGGGCACCAAGCAGGAAATGGGCCGCTACCTGAAGGATTACCAAGACCTTCTGAATGTCAAGATGGCACTAGACATCGAGATCGCTGCATACAG gaagctgctggaagGTGAGGAGTCCCGCTTCAGTGGAGCAGTTGCCGGGGGTGTGTCCTCTTACTACGGCCACTCTTTGTCAGCGCCCTCCTACTCCCGGCCCCTCCTCTCCAGCCTGAGCTCCGGCCCCTCCTACCTGATGACATCACGCCTGctcagctccagcttcagcacCACCGAGGGGATCATCTCCGCCAGCCACGCCAAGCAAGCTGAGGCCAGCCCACCtggcgaggaggaagaggaggaggaggaggccacagaggaggaggtaaaggaggaagaggaggcagagaaggaagaagaaggaggagaggagaaagatgaggaaaaagaagagggaggagaggaggaaggagatcaaaagaaagaagatgaggaggaggctaCGGAAGGAGACGAAGAGGCTAAGGGTGAAAAAGAGG gtggtgatgaggaggaggtgaccgATGCTGctgaagaagagggggagacaAACAACAAGGAAGACGGAGAGGAGAGTGAAGTCAAAGAAGAAgcacaagaggaggaaaaagccGACGGAGCTGATGACAAAGAGCAGGATGcaaaagaagaagtgaaagaagagaaggaagaagcaAAGAAGagtgaagagaaagaagagaaagaagagaaagaaaaggaagaagagaaatccGATGCCAAGAAGGAAGAAAAAGCAGCTGCTCCCAAAACAGACGACAAAGCTGACGTCAAAAAGGAAAAGGTGGCAGAAGAAACAAGCACAAAGGAGAAGAAGTAA
- the pgam2 gene encoding phosphoglycerate mutase 2, producing MTTAHRLVIVRHGESVWNQENRFCGWFDADLSEKGMEEAKRGAQAIKDAGLKFDVCYTSVLKRAVKTLWTIMEGTDQMWLPVIRTWRLNERHYGGLTGLNKAETAEKHGEEQVKIWRRSFDTPPPPMDKDHSYHKIISESRRYKGLKPGELPLCESLKDTIARALPFWNDVIAPEIKAGKNVIIAAHGNSLRGIVKHLEGMSDAAIMELNLPTGIPIVYELDANLKPVKPMAFLGDEETVKKAMEAVAAQGKAKK from the exons ATGACTACTGCGCATCGTTTGGTTATCGTGCGCCACGGCGAGAGCGTCTGGAACCAGGAGAACCGCTTCTGCGGCTGGTTCGATGCCGACCTCAGCGAGAAGGGTATGGAGGAGGCCAAGCGCGGGGCCCAGGCCATCAAGGACGCGGGCCTCAAGTTCGATGTGTGCTACACCTCCGTGCTGAAGCGTGCCGTCAAGACCCTGTGGACCATCATGGAGGGCACGGACCAGATGTGGCTGCCGGTGATCCGCACCTGGCGCCTGAACGAACGCCACTACGGAGGCCTCACCGGCCTCAACAAGGCTGAGACGGCTGAAAAGCACGGAGAGGAGCAGGTGAAGATCTGGCGCCGTTCGTTTGacactccacctccacccatGGACAAGGACCACTCCTACCACAAAATCATCAGTGAG TCCCGGCGCTACAAGGGCTTGAAGCCCGGCGAGCTGCCCCTGTGCGAGTCGCTGAAGGACACCATCGCCCGGGCTCTGCCTTTCTGGAACGACGTCATCGCTCCCGAAATCAAGGCTGGGAAGAACGTTATCATCGCTGCCCATGGAAACAGCCTCCGTGGAATCGTCAAGCACTTAGAGG GTATGTCCGATGCAGCCATCATGGAGCTCAACCTGCCCACGGGAATCCCGATCGTGTACGAGCTGGACGCGAACCTGAAACCCGTGAAGCCCATGGCTTTCCTCGGCGATGAGGAGACCGTAAAGAAGGCCATGGAGGCCGTGGCCGCTCAGGGCAAAGCCAAGAAGtaa
- the LOC133975500 gene encoding syntaxin-1A-like isoform X3, which produces MSVKCDDMTESTESKGNMEEYFKTVGEVRSLIDKISCQAEEVQRSHGVVFSSANQDQTNKQRLELLNTEIKKNANTVRAKLKSMQKNLPVEENARRSSVIQRIEKNQHSHLTRRFAEVMRGYHNSQMSFREKCKAQIQRQLEIVDRVTTDEELEVMLHRDGLKLFISDINSDRRISSEALSEIESRHQDIICLESSIKDLHEIFTDTAMLLEIQGDLINNIEKNVTSAAEYVDASKAETGKAVTYKKNPYKIASLPDFFKSFRRQSTARSAADRNTSDLDHD; this is translated from the exons ATGTCCGTTAAG tgtgatgaTATGACTGAATCAACAGAGAGCAAAGGCAACATGGAGGAATACTTCAAAACG gtggGGGAGGTGAGAAGCCTCATTGACAAGATCTCCTGTCAAGCAGAGGAGGTGCAGAGGAGCCACGGTGTCGTCTTCTCCTCTGCAAACCAAGACCAGA CGAACAAACAAAGGCTGGAGCTGCTGAACACTGAGATCAAGAAGAATGCCAACACAGTCCGAGCCAAGTTAAAGt ccaTGCAGAAAAACCTGCCCGTGGAGGAGAACGCCAGAAGATCGTCTGTCATCCAGCGAATAGAGAAGAACCAG CACTCACATCTGACCCGGAGGTTTGCAGAGGTCATGCGCGGCTACCACAACTCCCAGATGTCCTTCAGAGAGAAATGCAAGGCACAGATTCAGAGACAGCTGGAGATCG tgGATCGAGTGACGACagacgaggagctggaggtgatGCTGCACCGGGACGGTCTCAAACTCTTCATATCTGAT ATCAACTCCGACAGGCGCATTTCCAGCGAGGCTCTGAGCGAGATTGAATCTCGGCATCAGGATATCATCTGCCTTGAGTCCAGCATCAAAGACCTGCACGAGATATTTACTGACACGGCCATGCTGCTGGAAATTCAG GGGGATCTGATCAACAACATAGAGAAGAACGTGACGAGTGCTGCAGAGTACGTAGACGCATCCAAAGCAGAAACCGGTAAAGCGGTCACGTACAAGAAGAACCCATATAAGATAGCATCTCTGCCCGACTTCTTCAAATCCTTCAGGAGGCAAAGCACTGCCAGAAGTGCAGCTGATCGAAACACCTCCGACCTGGACCATGACTGA
- the LOC133975500 gene encoding syntaxin-2-like isoform X1, translated as MSVKQQCDDMTESTESKGNMEEYFKTVGEVRSLIDKISCQAEEVQRSHGVVFSSANQDQTNKQRLELLNTEIKKNANTVRAKLKSMQKNLPVEENARRSSVIQRIEKNQHSHLTRRFAEVMRGYHNSQMSFREKCKAQIQRQLEIVDRVTTDEELEVMLHRDGLKLFISDINSDRRISSEALSEIESRHQDIICLESSIKDLHEIFTDTAMLLEIQGDLINNIEKNVTSAAEYVDASKAETGKAVTYKKNPYKIASLPDFFKSFRRQSTARSAADRNTSDLDHD; from the exons ATGTCCGTTAAG cagcagtgtgatgaTATGACTGAATCAACAGAGAGCAAAGGCAACATGGAGGAATACTTCAAAACG gtggGGGAGGTGAGAAGCCTCATTGACAAGATCTCCTGTCAAGCAGAGGAGGTGCAGAGGAGCCACGGTGTCGTCTTCTCCTCTGCAAACCAAGACCAGA CGAACAAACAAAGGCTGGAGCTGCTGAACACTGAGATCAAGAAGAATGCCAACACAGTCCGAGCCAAGTTAAAGt ccaTGCAGAAAAACCTGCCCGTGGAGGAGAACGCCAGAAGATCGTCTGTCATCCAGCGAATAGAGAAGAACCAG CACTCACATCTGACCCGGAGGTTTGCAGAGGTCATGCGCGGCTACCACAACTCCCAGATGTCCTTCAGAGAGAAATGCAAGGCACAGATTCAGAGACAGCTGGAGATCG tgGATCGAGTGACGACagacgaggagctggaggtgatGCTGCACCGGGACGGTCTCAAACTCTTCATATCTGAT ATCAACTCCGACAGGCGCATTTCCAGCGAGGCTCTGAGCGAGATTGAATCTCGGCATCAGGATATCATCTGCCTTGAGTCCAGCATCAAAGACCTGCACGAGATATTTACTGACACGGCCATGCTGCTGGAAATTCAG GGGGATCTGATCAACAACATAGAGAAGAACGTGACGAGTGCTGCAGAGTACGTAGACGCATCCAAAGCAGAAACCGGTAAAGCGGTCACGTACAAGAAGAACCCATATAAGATAGCATCTCTGCCCGACTTCTTCAAATCCTTCAGGAGGCAAAGCACTGCCAGAAGTGCAGCTGATCGAAACACCTCCGACCTGGACCATGACTGA
- the LOC133975500 gene encoding syntaxin-1A-like isoform X2, whose amino-acid sequence MSVKQCDDMTESTESKGNMEEYFKTVGEVRSLIDKISCQAEEVQRSHGVVFSSANQDQTNKQRLELLNTEIKKNANTVRAKLKSMQKNLPVEENARRSSVIQRIEKNQHSHLTRRFAEVMRGYHNSQMSFREKCKAQIQRQLEIVDRVTTDEELEVMLHRDGLKLFISDINSDRRISSEALSEIESRHQDIICLESSIKDLHEIFTDTAMLLEIQGDLINNIEKNVTSAAEYVDASKAETGKAVTYKKNPYKIASLPDFFKSFRRQSTARSAADRNTSDLDHD is encoded by the exons ATGTCCGTTAAG cagtgtgatgaTATGACTGAATCAACAGAGAGCAAAGGCAACATGGAGGAATACTTCAAAACG gtggGGGAGGTGAGAAGCCTCATTGACAAGATCTCCTGTCAAGCAGAGGAGGTGCAGAGGAGCCACGGTGTCGTCTTCTCCTCTGCAAACCAAGACCAGA CGAACAAACAAAGGCTGGAGCTGCTGAACACTGAGATCAAGAAGAATGCCAACACAGTCCGAGCCAAGTTAAAGt ccaTGCAGAAAAACCTGCCCGTGGAGGAGAACGCCAGAAGATCGTCTGTCATCCAGCGAATAGAGAAGAACCAG CACTCACATCTGACCCGGAGGTTTGCAGAGGTCATGCGCGGCTACCACAACTCCCAGATGTCCTTCAGAGAGAAATGCAAGGCACAGATTCAGAGACAGCTGGAGATCG tgGATCGAGTGACGACagacgaggagctggaggtgatGCTGCACCGGGACGGTCTCAAACTCTTCATATCTGAT ATCAACTCCGACAGGCGCATTTCCAGCGAGGCTCTGAGCGAGATTGAATCTCGGCATCAGGATATCATCTGCCTTGAGTCCAGCATCAAAGACCTGCACGAGATATTTACTGACACGGCCATGCTGCTGGAAATTCAG GGGGATCTGATCAACAACATAGAGAAGAACGTGACGAGTGCTGCAGAGTACGTAGACGCATCCAAAGCAGAAACCGGTAAAGCGGTCACGTACAAGAAGAACCCATATAAGATAGCATCTCTGCCCGACTTCTTCAAATCCTTCAGGAGGCAAAGCACTGCCAGAAGTGCAGCTGATCGAAACACCTCCGACCTGGACCATGACTGA